The Virgibacillus sp. SK37 region TTTGCAACTTCAAAAGGATCCAATACGCGATCTTTCACTTTTGTTTGATAAGTTACTTTATATGATTTATCTGTTGTAATACCAGTCACTTCAAACTGGTCTGTTCCAGGCACGAGCTTAGCGCCCTCTGGTAAGCCAACATTGTCTGTTGGATGTGCCTTACCGTTTTCATCAATAGTAACTTCTGTGAACTTCAAACTGTCCTCAACTAAATCCATTTTTCCCTCTGGTGTCCAAGCATCCTTTAATGTAACATCTTCTAAATTTTTCTCATTATAATTAAATTCAATTTCCCATTCGATTATCCCTGTTTTCGGGTTATAGCTTTTAGCTGCTGTTTTCTTAATTGCTTCCCCGCGATCAATTGTGACTGTTGATTTTGCTGAAATATCTTCCAGCTCGTCATCTGAAAGAATCGCATTGTTCGTAAATTCCTTTTTCTCATCATCCGTAACGGTAGTAGCATATTCCACCCGGTATGCATCTTTGATATTGCCTAGCGGGATGGATAGCTCTCCATTCACAAACGTCTCTCCAGTTACGTCAACCTCTTCTGCATCCCCTAACACATTCCCGTATAGGTCCACTTTCAACTTCGTAACTTTTAAGCTTCCTTCCTTGTATTCGGTTCCTTCAGGAAGTATGTCTTTGATCTTCGCGTTAGTTAAAGACGTTTTATGTTTATTAATCTTGACTTCCCAATTTATTTCATCTGCATTATAGCCTTTATTAGGTGTACCTTTTTTCTCTATTGTTTTCTCTGTATTACCTTGAACAATTGGTATGCGGATTTCGCCTTCTTCACCAATAGGTTCAATAATAGCTTCTCCATCTTCCACGTCAACATTTTCTTCATCTAATTGCGAAATTATTTGTAGCCAGCCTTTGACATTGCTGTGGGTTTCCACATAATCCGTAAATGTCAGTTCCACTTTTTTGTCTGTAGTAATTTTATAGGAAGCAACAGTTAAACCAGAGGCGTCCTTTAATTCACCTGTCATCTCTTCCGTAATTTTAATCCCTTTTGGCAATTGAAATACTTGCTTATCACCCGCTGTATACGTATGGCCATTTTCCAGATTCCAGTCGAGCTTTAATTGGAACTGATCTTTTGGTTCTAGCAAACTATCTTCCGTATACGGATTGCCATCCAAATCAGTTACTGCATCCAACACTAAATTAAAGCCATGAGCTTCTTTTGCTGTTGATTGAACAGAACCTTTTTCAGTTTCAGTATCTTCCTTGACTACTTTTTTTACATCTTTTTCTTCGTCTGAGGACCCGATATCAGCAGTTTCATTCGTGCTGTTAGTATTCGGCTCTTCGGTGTTCATAGCTTCATCCTGCTTATCCGGATTCTGCTTTTCCGTTTCCTTACCCTCTTCCGTTACTTGCTCAGATGTTGTATTTTCCTTCTTTCCAGTTACTGATGAACTCGTTTCTTTTTCACCTTCTGGAGCATCCTCACTTGCGTCTTGCTCCTTCTCTTTTGTAGATTCTTTAGACTTTACAGTACTTAGTACTATTGTACCGCTCGAGTCCGGATAATCTTTCACGGCTTCAGAAAATTGAACAGTAAGGGCCCCGTCTGTTATTGCCTTATAGGTGCCGATTACGTTGCCATCTTTTCCTAACTCACCTTCCTGTGAATCGCTCAGTTCCAAGTCAGCAGGAAGTTGAAGTGTTTCATTGCTGTCAGCTTGGATATCTTTGTCCTTTACTGACCAGCCTATGTGTATATGTACTGGCGCTCCTGCTTTTACTTCTTCGAGTGTGACTGTATTTCCCTCTTCATCTGTTAGCATGCTATCAGTAAAAATACTCTGTTGCTTTCCTTCTGCCTTCACTAATGATGGTGCAATTCCGCTAATCATTGTTTGAAAAAGCAACACACAAATAAATAGCATACTTAATCTTCTTTGCATCGATAAGCTCCTTTCCCATCCCCTAAAAGGATATTTTGCTAATTTTGATCAATTACAAATTATAGGGAAAGGACTTATACAATTACTGAACAAATTTACTTACTTATTTCTACCTAGCATGCAAAATTAGGTATAAATACCTAATTATCGCTACCGATATTTAAATTGCGATAAACAATTTTTTTGAGGTTATTGCAAATCATGTAATGAATGAATATACTTCACTTATAAGCACCAAATTGTTTATTGGTATAACACAACACGAATTTCTACCTCAGCTAAAACAACTACAAATCTACCATTTAATTCTAGTAAAAAATAACAAACAGCTGAATAGGAGTGGATATTATGAATATCGTTCTGATTGATGACGAACCATTAGCAATGGACCTTTTGGAGCGTCGCTTAAAAGAGCTATATGAAGAAGCGTGTGTGCATAAATTTATTCATTTCGATTACAATAAAAACTCCCATATTCTATATGAAACGGATATCATATTCTTGGATATAGAAATGCCAGGAACTAATGGACTTGAGCTCGCAGAAAAAATTTTAGATATAAACTCAGAGTTGGCCATCGTATTCGTTACTGCTTATCAAGCTTATGCAGTACAAGCATTTGAATTAAATGCATTAGATTATCTTTTAAAACCTGTAGAAAAAGATAGACTAAAAAAGACCTTAGACCGAATTACGTCAAAAATATATGATCGTTCTGCAGCTTCATATCCAAATAATCATGATAAGAAGCTAAGTATCTCTGTATGCGGAGAACTGTCTTTTCAATATAGTAATGAGGAAAAAGAAGTTATCTCCTGGAGAACAGCCAAAGCCCAGGAATTGTTTCTCTATTTATTACATTATTGTGGAAAATCAATACATAAGGCCGAATTGATTGAATTACTATGGCCTGATTATGAACCGGAAAAGGCGTATACCCAATTGTATACGGCAATTTACCATATTCGACGGGCCTTACGTCATTACCGTAAACATCTCAATATTAAAAATGTGCAATCAGGATACACATTACAAATAAAAGAAGCACAAATTGACATAAGAAGTTGGGAAAGTAAGCTTGAATCAGCCCCAAAGTTGGAGCTTAGCACCATTGAACTATATGAAGAAATCATGGAAGAATACACGGGCAGTTATTTGGAAGTAAATGACTATATATGGGCCGAGCAAGAAAGATTTCGACTAAGTCAATTATGGGCCAAAACAGCAAACCAGATCGCAGCTTGTTATAAAAAAAAGCATGATCTGGAAAAAGCAATCGAATGGTATGTGAAGATTTGTGAAAAACATCCGGAAGAGGAGCAAGCGGCTTTTCAATTAATGAAAATTTACGCTGAAGTTGATTACGGTGTGCTGGTCCATTATCAATACAAACGACTAAAAAAGGCGTTAGCTGATCTGGGTCTGGAAGTAAATAATCAGATTACATCTTGGTATGAAAATTGGGAGATAGGAAACATGCCTAAGGTTTAGCAGTAGTGGAATTAACAACCCAGATAGATATTGCCCTTCCGTTGAAAAGTTTGTATATTAAAGGTAAGCAAAAATTCGCTTATTATGTCGAATGAACTGCTATTTATTTAATTAGGAGGCGATAACAAAATGAATGATAATCTGATGTTAGAACAAATCATGACAAAAATTAACGAGATGTCTGAGCTTGTTGCTACAAAAGACGATCTAAAGAATTTTGCTACGAAAGAGGATTTAACACGTTTTGCCACAAAGGATGATCTAAAGAATTTTCCTACGAAAGATGATTTAGACAATTTTGCTACAAAACAAGATTTCCAGAGACTTGTAAATAAGATAGACATGAATACTAATAGAATTGATGAGCTAAATATAAAAATGGACAAACAATATGACCAAGTAAAGCAGAATACGCAGCTGATTGAACGAAACTTTAAACAGATCGTCAAGAACAGTGAGCAATTGGATACACTAAACAAAAATAGCACCCGTCAGGAAGACGTAATAGCGACATTGGCTTTGCGTGCAATGGAACAGGAAAGTAAACTAAGAAGTCATATTGCACACTCTTAAGTTTTATCGATCCTTATACATTCCCCAAAGTTTAGCATCCACTTCAAGTATTCTCTTCAAACAAAAAAACTGCAAACCGTTCAACCAACACGGGGATTGGTTCTTACAATAAAAAACTTCGGCATATGCCGAAGTTTCTTCTTTATTGGTTTCTCATATTTTCAGGTAATGCATGAATCGATTCAATTAGCAAATTGAGTTTCCCCTCGATGCGGTGTAATAGATAAAATGTTACCGCTATGGGAAAACCAACATCTGTAATGAAAGGTATCCAGCTTTCCATGATTGTTTCCTCCTTTTTGGCGTGACATCAGCATGGGTGAGTTGGTATAGCATTTTGTGTCTCGAGCGCAGCTCTGTCACGGTATGATGCTTAGCTATCTCGGATGCTGCCCTCTCTGTCGCGATAAATCGCCTCGTTGTCTCGGGTGCTGCCTTCCCTGTCGCGGCGGCGCTCTCGCCATTCTCGGATGCGCCCCCTAACCATCACTCCCTCATATTAAAACAGGACCAGTGGTCTGGCCGCTGGTCCTGTTTCTTGATCAAACGTTTATTTAATTTAGCGGTTGCCCTTCTATTTACAGAATCTCCACATCTTCAATTGTCTGTTCAACAAGACGAGCGCTCTTCTTAGCGATTAAATCCCCACCGCCGGATGTGAATGCATTTTGTGTGATGATCTCATCCATTGCTGCGTTAACAGCAGCTGGATCAACTGGTTCTTTTGGGTTATCGATCGTATATGTTACGACCTTGCCATCATAGTTATCGAATTTAAGTTCTAATCTTTTCATTTCCTGACCTCCTTTCTATTCTATTTAAGCCGGATCAACTATCCCTGATGGATATCGGTACTGTCTTTACGATGAACCATGTAAAGTGGAAGCTCCTGCAATCCGGATATTGCCTCAGCTATAGCGTATAGCTGATCTGCTGTTGCCGCTGTTTTAACATTGTTAAAGGTTTTCGACTTATAAAGTGATTTTCCAGTTTCCATGTCCGTGCCATTAACAAATACGAGCTGCAATGAGGATTTCATTAATTCTGCTACTGCCATGTGTCTCACCCCCTTTCACAACTATAATCGTATAGGGCTAGCAAAAGGGGGCATGGATGTTTGTTTTTATTTTTTCCAGTATTGGTTACCATCTTCTCAGCAATAAAAAAAAGACCAACATCTATTGCGGATGTTAGTCTTCCAACTACTTTCTAAAAATCACTCTTATCATAAACTCAAATACTTTTAAAATGCGTTTAAATCGAAACGGTTGCTGTAATAGCCGGTAGAGCCATTCCAAATTCAAGTTAATCCAGGCTTGAGGTGCTCGTTTAACCTCACCAGCCAGTACGTCAAAACTACCGCCAATTCCCATAAATATGCCCTCGGGAAATTTATCTCGATGCCGATAGATCCATTGCTCTTGGCGAGGTAAGCCAAGCGCTACAAATATCATGTCCGGTTCTGCATCAGCTATCTTGCTCGCAAACGGCTCATCTTTTATATCAAAAAAGCCATGATGTTGACCTGCAATTTTTAAATTGGGAAATCTTCTCTTTGCTTCCAACACAGCTTTTTCATTCACATCTTCCTTTGCGCCGAGAAAATAACAGCTATACCCATGTTCACCCGCGAATTCCAGCATATCCATCATTAATTCATAACCAGGGACTCTCTCTTTTAGTGGTTGTTTCAGTATTCTTGATGCAATGATAATTCCAGCTCCATCTGGGATTACATAATCTGCTGTGTTTACAATTTGCTTGTAGTCCTCGTCTTCACGTACACGCATAACAATTTCAGGATTAGCAGTAACGATCATTTTTTGTCGTTTATTCTCCAAATCAGGGACTAAATAATCATGTAGAAACTCTTTTTTACTGCAATTCAAAAAATTAACATCCATTATTTTCACTGTTTCATAATCTCTCATATCCTATGCTACCTCTCGTTTTGTCCTGCTTCCGTAATCTTCTTCTTACGTAATTGTAATAAATATAGTATTTACGAATACACCTATTCATAGTAAAATTAAGGTTAGCTTTACTTTAACTTAACATAAATTTTACTAGTGGTATTTAGGAATATAATACCATTTACAAAAAGATATTTCTATTTTACTTATTGAGGAGAAAAAATATGTCGAATAAAGATACACATTCTCGTATTGTGAGGAGAAAGAAAAGAAGGCTGAGAAAGAGAGCCTATTTTATTCTTATCCCTGTCATTGTAGCATTTCTTGGAGTAATTTCCTATGCATCCTATCTATATATTAAAGCAGACAGCGTATTTTCGGATGCTTATGATAAGGATAGCAGAGAAAAATCAGATCTGAGGGAAAGTGCGGTCGATCCAAAGGTAGACAATGTTTCTGTATTAATCATGGGTGTTGATGCTAGTAATGTAAGAAATAATGCAGATAGCTCAAGAACAGATACTTTGATGGTAGCAACATTGAATAAAGATGATAAAAGTGTAAAGCTTGTAAGTATCCCACGTGATTCCTATGTATATATCCCTGAAGTAGGTTACAAAACAAAGATCAATCATGCTCATGCATACGGTGGGGAAAATGCTACTATTGAAACGGTAGAAAATCTGCTTGAAATCCCAATTGACTATTACGTGAAAGTAAATTTCGAAGCATTTATTGATGTTGTAGATGCGGTTGATGGTGTGACAGTAGATGTACCTTACGAGCTTCGTGAACAGAACTCTAAAGATAAGGCTGGAGCGATACATCTATTACAAGGCGAGCAACAGCTTGATGGTGAAGAGGCGCTTGCACTCGCAAGAACAAGAAAACTTGATAATGATATTGAGCGTGGAAAACGACAACAAGCTATTATTGAAGCAATTATTAACAAAGCTGTTTCTCTAAATTCCATTCTAAAATATGATGATATCATTGAAGCAGTTGGTGACAATATGAAAACCGATATGTCCTTCAGTGAAATGAAAAGCTTTATCTCCTACGGAACAAAAGGGAAGAATTTGGACTTTGAAACCATTACCTTAGAGGGTAATGATTACCAGCCTGGAAAAACTTATTACTGGCAATTGGATGAAGTTGCACTTGATGAAACAAGACAAACATTGCAACAGCATTTAGATATTTCATCATCCAGTATGGCTTCTGAACCAACCAACAATGCGGAAGGTGAACAAAGTTCCTACTAAAATAACTAGAGCAGCTGCCCACAAAGGCAGCTGCTCTTTTTTACTTCTATTTTATTTTCTCTATGCCATATAACCAAGCATCTAAGGTTTTTGTTTTAACCCTTTCAGCAAATTAGTCAATGGTTTATATTCACTGTTAATTAACTCAAGATTTTCAATGAGTGCCTGTACGGCTAGCATGGCAATGGTAAAGATCAGAATGGATCCCCATACCGTGGTCATGGAGAATAAAATTGCCGCCAAACTAAACATCGCACTTAATGCGTAGATAAATAATACGGTCTGTTTATGGGTCAGTCCAAACTTCACCAGCCGATGATGCAGATGAGAGCTGTCAGGACTGGATAATGGTTGCTTATTAATATACCTTCTCACCATCGCAATTAACGTATCCGATATTGGTACACCTAATATAAAAATCGGGATAATGAACGAAATAATGGTTACATTTTTAAACCCGAGTAATGCCAAGACCGAAATCATAAATCCTAAAAACATGGCCCCTGTATCACCCATAAATATTTTGGCAGGGTTAAAGTTATACCGCAAAAATCCCATGGTACTAAAGAATAAGATAAGAGCCATTGTCGCAACATAAATATTCCCCATTGTGATTGCCATTATTGCTATGGTCATTAAAGCAATGGATGATACCCCTGCTGCCAGGCCATCTAGCCCATCAATGAAATTCATCGCATTGGTTATCCCTGCAATCCAAATAATGGTTATTACAGAACTAAAAAATCCAAACTCAATTTGTCCACCAAATGGCAAGTTAATAAACTCAACTTGTAAGCCGCCCCAGAATACAACAAGTGAAGCAACAGCAATTTGGGTGAGAAATTTTACTTTTGGGGATAGATCAAACAAATCATCAAAAAACCCAAGAATAATTATTATAAATGCGCCAATAACAATGGCTAAATGGTATTCACTAACCGGCTGAAGAATAACCAGGCCAATGAGAAAGCTCATAAAAATGGCAAGTCCGCCCAGCGTAGGGATTGGATCTTTATGCACTTTTCGGTAATTTGGCTTATCTGTTGCATTTAATTTTTTCGCATATTTTATAACTATAGGCGTTATTATTAACGATATTAACGTGGTTAAAAAGGCTAAAATCACTATTTTAATCACTTAGCCCACCTCATTTTCCTAGAAAAATCTGTTTATAATTTACACTCAATTAACATTTTTCATTCCTAAGTATACATTATAAACGTTTTCGGCAAATTTCTCCAACGTAAATTTAGAAGATGCATGAGAATGTAACTTTTCTCCCATTAAAGGTAGCATACCCTTTCTGTAAAAATTAAATGCTTCCTTTAAAGCCGATGCCACCTGTGATGCATCGCCAGGAGTAACCTTCCATCCAACAGATTTATCCGTAATAAGCTGACTTACACCGCCCACATCTGTCGCAATAATCGGTGTCTGTACACGCGCAGACTCAAGTAATACCAATGGAAAACTTTCGCTATGGGACGTTAATAACGTAATGTCTGCCATTTTATAAAGACTGTCAATATCATCTCGATGTCCAAAAAAGTGAATGTTTTGTTCTAATCCCTGGACAGCTACATCTTTTTTTAATTTATCAAATAAGGCCCCATCTCCAACCACCAATAGATGGCATGTGCTACATGCTGCTAACAACTGTGCAAAAGCCTGAAAAGCAATGGCATGTCCTTTTACCGGATCCAGTCTCGCCACCATTAAGATGAGAAAGTCGTCCTCAGGGATTCCAAAATCCGCTTTTTTATAAATTGGTCCACTATGCTTCTGTTTAAAATCAATCCCATTCAATTCGGTTGTAATCTTCTTTTCTGAAATCCCTGATTTAACAAGACAGGATTTGAACGGATCCGATATGGCAATTAATCTATCTGCCTGTTTCAACGCACGA contains the following coding sequences:
- a CDS encoding glycosyltransferase family 4 protein — protein: MVILAFLTTLISLIITPIVIKYAKKLNATDKPNYRKVHKDPIPTLGGLAIFMSFLIGLVILQPVSEYHLAIVIGAFIIIILGFFDDLFDLSPKVKFLTQIAVASLVVFWGGLQVEFINLPFGGQIEFGFFSSVITIIWIAGITNAMNFIDGLDGLAAGVSSIALMTIAIMAITMGNIYVATMALILFFSTMGFLRYNFNPAKIFMGDTGAMFLGFMISVLALLGFKNVTIISFIIPIFILGVPISDTLIAMVRRYINKQPLSSPDSSHLHHRLVKFGLTHKQTVLFIYALSAMFSLAAILFSMTTVWGSILIFTIAMLAVQALIENLELINSEYKPLTNLLKGLKQKP
- a CDS encoding LCP family protein, giving the protein MSNKDTHSRIVRRKKRRLRKRAYFILIPVIVAFLGVISYASYLYIKADSVFSDAYDKDSREKSDLRESAVDPKVDNVSVLIMGVDASNVRNNADSSRTDTLMVATLNKDDKSVKLVSIPRDSYVYIPEVGYKTKINHAHAYGGENATIETVENLLEIPIDYYVKVNFEAFIDVVDAVDGVTVDVPYELREQNSKDKAGAIHLLQGEQQLDGEEALALARTRKLDNDIERGKRQQAIIEAIINKAVSLNSILKYDDIIEAVGDNMKTDMSFSEMKSFISYGTKGKNLDFETITLEGNDYQPGKTYYWQLDEVALDETRQTLQQHLDISSSSMASEPTNNAEGEQSSY
- a CDS encoding YvrJ family protein, whose product is MESWIPFITDVGFPIAVTFYLLHRIEGKLNLLIESIHALPENMRNQ
- a CDS encoding DUF1659 domain-containing protein — translated: MAVAELMKSSLQLVFVNGTDMETGKSLYKSKTFNNVKTAATADQLYAIAEAISGLQELPLYMVHRKDSTDIHQG
- a CDS encoding WecB/TagA/CpsF family glycosyltransferase, coding for MRDYETVKIMDVNFLNCSKKEFLHDYLVPDLENKRQKMIVTANPEIVMRVREDEDYKQIVNTADYVIPDGAGIIIASRILKQPLKERVPGYELMMDMLEFAGEHGYSCYFLGAKEDVNEKAVLEAKRRFPNLKIAGQHHGFFDIKDEPFASKIADAEPDMIFVALGLPRQEQWIYRHRDKFPEGIFMGIGGSFDVLAGEVKRAPQAWINLNLEWLYRLLQQPFRFKRILKVFEFMIRVIFRK
- a CDS encoding response regulator, whose translation is MNIVLIDDEPLAMDLLERRLKELYEEACVHKFIHFDYNKNSHILYETDIIFLDIEMPGTNGLELAEKILDINSELAIVFVTAYQAYAVQAFELNALDYLLKPVEKDRLKKTLDRITSKIYDRSAASYPNNHDKKLSISVCGELSFQYSNEEKEVISWRTAKAQELFLYLLHYCGKSIHKAELIELLWPDYEPEKAYTQLYTAIYHIRRALRHYRKHLNIKNVQSGYTLQIKEAQIDIRSWESKLESAPKLELSTIELYEEIMEEYTGSYLEVNDYIWAEQERFRLSQLWAKTANQIAACYKKKHDLEKAIEWYVKICEKHPEEEQAAFQLMKIYAEVDYGVLVHYQYKRLKKALADLGLEVNNQITSWYENWEIGNMPKV
- a CDS encoding DUF2922 domain-containing protein, translating into MKRLELKFDNYDGKVVTYTIDNPKEPVDPAAVNAAMDEIITQNAFTSGGGDLIAKKSARLVEQTIEDVEIL
- a CDS encoding glycosyltransferase family 4 protein, giving the protein MKVLHLNAGNETGGGMHHILGLMKRLDKEQFILGVMEKGELFQRAKAAGINTVHFGCSNKLSIPLVRKLKAFMMEEDISFLHTHGPRANVYASILKKLIPFQWVITVHSNPLLDFMGKGIYGKLLSNINIRALKQADRLIAISDPFKSCLVKSGISEKKITTELNGIDFKQKHSGPIYKKADFGIPEDDFLILMVARLDPVKGHAIAFQAFAQLLAACSTCHLLVVGDGALFDKLKKDVAVQGLEQNIHFFGHRDDIDSLYKMADITLLTSHSESFPLVLLESARVQTPIIATDVGGVSQLITDKSVGWKVTPGDASQVASALKEAFNFYRKGMLPLMGEKLHSHASSKFTLEKFAENVYNVYLGMKNVN